A single window of Methylomarinum sp. Ch1-1 DNA harbors:
- a CDS encoding TOBE domain-containing protein, translating to MKQAATPNLLSSGRKHNHLELLERIDASGSIRAAANALGMSYKAAWDAVENINNLSAQPLVERRVGGRNGGGAVLTTHGRRLVAAYRRLDKERERVLAHLNRVMDDFDTYYEMIRRFDMKTSARNQFLGKIIKIKEGAVNAEVILNIGGGDELVAGITLDSLKHLELTEGMEAYALIKSQWVILSADNDLKTSARNRLCGSVARCQEGAVNSEIILELPGGKHLTAIVTNDSYHDLGLKPGMRACALIKSSHVILAVAS from the coding sequence GTGAAACAAGCGGCGACACCGAATCTGCTCAGCAGTGGCAGAAAACACAACCATCTTGAATTGCTGGAACGCATCGATGCCAGCGGTTCAATCCGCGCCGCGGCCAATGCTCTGGGCATGAGTTACAAGGCGGCCTGGGATGCCGTTGAAAACATCAACAACCTCTCCGCCCAACCGCTGGTTGAGCGCCGGGTTGGCGGACGCAACGGTGGCGGCGCAGTATTGACGACACACGGCAGACGCTTGGTCGCGGCCTATCGCAGACTGGACAAGGAAAGGGAACGGGTTCTGGCCCATCTCAACCGGGTCATGGACGACTTCGACACCTACTATGAAATGATCAGGAGATTTGACATGAAAACCAGCGCTCGTAATCAATTCCTCGGGAAGATTATCAAGATCAAAGAAGGCGCCGTTAACGCCGAGGTCATACTCAATATCGGTGGCGGAGATGAACTGGTCGCCGGCATCACGCTCGACAGTCTCAAGCATCTGGAGCTGACCGAAGGCATGGAAGCCTATGCCTTGATTAAGTCGCAATGGGTCATTCTAAGCGCCGATAACGACCTGAAGACCAGCGCCCGCAACCGCCTGTGCGGCTCCGTCGCCCGTTGTCAGGAAGGCGCGGTCAACTCAGAAATCATCCTCGAACTACCCGGCGGCAAGCATCTGACCGCCATCGTCACCAATGACAGCTATCATGATCTCGGCCTCAAACCCGGCATGCGCGCCTGCGCCCTGATCAAGTCTTCCCATGTGATTCTTGCCGTCGCCTCTTAA